From one Vigna radiata var. radiata cultivar VC1973A unplaced genomic scaffold, Vradiata_ver6 scaffold_165, whole genome shotgun sequence genomic stretch:
- the LOC106779660 gene encoding glycerol-3-phosphate acyltransferase 1-like: MVSSMEFLRVANWVMNQVLVKSCYGVARKIKSHGFDWGDLSYKPLQQPSTFPDIVKCDLEGRGSQTLACDFHKILLRTRSFFPYFMLVAFEGGSIFRSFLLLCSCPILWILNYEMKLRLMIFISFCGLKVKEMENTSRAVLPKFYLENLNLEAYEVVASVGSRVFFTTMPRVMVEGFLKEYLNADAVIATELHTSGCYFTGFLSKSGLLVKHSALMDHFGDTKPDLGIGNTSLHDQLFISLCKEAYVVMNEGKVTPRNKYPKSLVFHDGRLAFLPTPSATLCMFMWLPIGLVMAIYRIFLGVFLCCKFTMALGALCGLKLDFKDNNQKKSESDKGLLYVCTHRTLLDPIFLSSGLGRPLTAVTYSLSMVSEFIAPIRTIRLTRDRKEDGEIMKRLLGDGDLVVFPEGTTCREPYLLRFSSLFAELADEIVPVAVNVHPSMFYGTTARGLKVLDPFFFFMNPSPKYDIEILEKVPRELTCAGGRSTHEVANHIQKQLGYALGFECTNLTRRDKYMMLAGNEGVVQENKGRRF, from the exons ATGGTGTCGTCCATGGAGTTCCTAAGGGTTGCAAATTGGGTCATGAACCAGGTGCTTGTTAAATCATGTTATGGAGtagcaaggaaaattaaaagcCATGGTTTTGATTGGGGTGATCTTTCATATAAACCATTGCAACAACCTTCCACATTCCCTGATATTGTCAAGTGTGATTTGGAAGGTAGAGGGTCTCAAACCCTTGCTTGTGACTTCCACAAAATCCTCTTAAGGACTCGTTCCTTCTTTCCCTATTTCATGCTGGTTGCCTTTGAAGGTGGAAGCATTTTCAGGTCATTTCTCTTGCTTTGTTCATGTCCTATACTGTGGATTCTGAACTATGAAATGAAGCTCAGACTCATGATCTTCATCTCCTTTTGTGGACTCAAAGTGAAGGAGATGGAGAACACTTCAAGGGCAGTGTTACCAAAGTTTTACTTGGAGAACCTTAATCTTGAGGCCTATGAGGTAGTTGCTTCAGTAGGGTCCAGGGTTTTCTTCACCACTATGCCTAGAGTGATGGTGGAAGGGTTTCTGAAGGAATATTTGAATGCTGATGCTGTTATAGCCACAGAGTTGCATACTTCTGGTTGTTATTTCACTGGTTTTCTCTCTAAGTCTGGTTTGCTTGTGAAGCACAGTGCCCTTATGGATCATTTTGGAGATACAAAACCTGACCTTGGCATTGGTAACACAAGCCTTCATGATCaactttttatttctctttgcAAG GAGGCTTATGTGGTGATGAATGAGGGAAAAGTGACGCCAAGGAACAAGTATCCAAAGTCCTTAGTATTTCATGATGGAAGACTTGCATTCTTGCCTACTCCTTCAGCAACTCTGTGTATGTTCATGTGGCTTCCAATTGGACTTGTGATGGCCATTTACAGAATATTTCTGGGTGTGTTCCTTTGTTGCAAATTCACAATGGCATTAGGCGCGTTGTGTGGGTTGAAACTGGATTTCAAAGACAATAACCAGAAAAAATCAGAGTCAGATAAAGGGCTGCTTTATGTTTGCACTCACAGGACTCTCTTGGATCCAATTTTTCTGAGCTCAGGTTTGGGGAGGCCTTTGACAGCAGTGACATACAGCTTAAGCATGGTGTCTGAGTTTATAGCCCCTATTAGGACCATAAGACTGACAAGGGACAGAAAAGAAGATGGAGAAATTATGAAAAGGTTGCTTGGTGACGGGGATTTGGTGGTGTTTCCTGAAGGAACGACTTGTAGGGAGCCCTATCTATTAAGGTTCAGTTCCTTGTTTGCTGAACTGGCTGATGAAATTGTGCCTGTGGCTGTCAATGTTCATCCGAGCATGTTCTATGGGACCACAGCACGTGGCCTGAAGGTGTTGgatccatttttctttttcatgaacCCTAGCCCTAAATATGACATTGAGATCCTTGAAAAGGTTCCTAGAGAACTCACTTGTGCTGGGGGAAGGTCAACTCATGAAGTGGCAAATCACATACAGAAACAGTTGGGGTATGCTTTGGGATTTGAGTGCACCAACCTTACAAGGAGGGATAAATATATGATGCTCGCTGGAAACGAAGGGGTTGTTCAAGAAAACAAGGGGAGAAGATTCTGA